From the genome of Streptomyces sp. V1I1, one region includes:
- a CDS encoding acyl carrier protein, with protein sequence MKTIEEFLSLVHGEIGLSLTPQSVGSGFDELPGWDSLHLLTLLTAIERETGQRVSMPEVLEATSLRDIYELSVRKVET encoded by the coding sequence GTGAAGACCATCGAAGAATTCCTCTCTCTCGTCCACGGCGAGATCGGGCTGTCCCTGACGCCCCAGAGCGTGGGCAGCGGCTTCGACGAGCTGCCCGGCTGGGACTCGTTGCACCTGCTGACACTGCTCACGGCCATCGAGCGGGAGACCGGGCAGCGGGTATCCATGCCGGAGGTGCTCGAGGCGACCAGCCTGCGCGACATCTACGAGCTCTCCGTGCGGAAGGTGGAGACATGA
- a CDS encoding HAD-IIIC family phosphatase, translating to MTRVVPDVRGELGMVEKTDDTLQSLHARGLIAAEYPRVRALVDAIAGEGGPDELRRAGNLLARVGADAVLDEHPDAPAVSVAFTGHGTVSGLVAPLTAELARHGLLLKSHVADFDSYVFDLSASGSELYAAKPDAVVCLLDASVVFDEVPVPWTPDDVRLVFTQKLELLDKLATVFESVGHGTLVFNTLPLPRSWSAQLVGLHDRARLGALWREANARLLRLMDEHPALAVLDLDPVIGGDLPLRDARLGVYTKTQLSGQAQAEYAREVAHLLRGTSGRAKKCLVLDLDNTVWGGILGDDGIEGIEVAESYRGEAFRGLQKAAKQIASQGVLLAAVSKNDLDPVREVLRTHPDMTLREEDFVRVIANWRPKHDNLQELAKELNLGVDSFVFADDSPYECGLVARELPDVAVLRLDDDPALHVEKLLRDGWFDVRDITADDLKRPERYREELDRKDFLHSFSSLDDYLLELDVQVRLADATGPEIPRVSQLTLRTNQFNLTTQRLQPAEVSERAAAPGSLVLTIRAGDRFGDNGIVGAVLAHREGEELLIDNFLLSCRVFARGIEQACLSAVLLHAREQGLRAVRASYRPTAKNGKVKDFYPGNGFRPEAEGTDGAATTFRHDLAEIAEPPEHIRLTQSLGGLHQ from the coding sequence ATGACCCGCGTCGTACCCGACGTACGGGGAGAGCTGGGGATGGTCGAGAAGACGGACGACACGTTGCAGTCGCTGCACGCACGGGGCCTGATTGCCGCCGAGTACCCGCGGGTGCGGGCGCTGGTCGACGCGATCGCCGGGGAAGGCGGTCCGGACGAGCTGCGCCGGGCGGGAAATCTGCTGGCCCGTGTCGGCGCGGATGCCGTGCTCGACGAGCACCCGGACGCCCCGGCCGTGTCGGTGGCGTTCACCGGGCACGGCACGGTGTCCGGCCTGGTGGCGCCCCTGACCGCCGAACTGGCCAGACACGGCCTGCTGCTGAAGTCCCACGTTGCCGACTTCGACAGCTATGTCTTCGACCTCTCGGCCTCCGGGAGCGAGCTGTACGCGGCGAAGCCGGACGCGGTGGTGTGCCTGCTGGATGCCTCGGTGGTGTTCGACGAGGTGCCGGTGCCGTGGACACCGGACGACGTGCGCCTGGTCTTCACTCAGAAGCTGGAACTGCTCGACAAGCTCGCCACCGTCTTCGAGAGCGTGGGTCACGGCACCTTGGTGTTCAACACGCTCCCACTGCCCCGCAGTTGGTCGGCCCAACTGGTCGGTCTGCACGACCGGGCCCGCCTCGGCGCCCTGTGGCGTGAGGCGAACGCGCGACTGCTGCGTCTGATGGACGAGCATCCGGCGCTGGCCGTCCTCGACCTGGACCCGGTGATCGGCGGGGACCTGCCGCTGCGCGACGCCCGGCTCGGGGTCTACACCAAGACGCAGCTGTCCGGGCAGGCGCAGGCGGAGTACGCCCGTGAGGTGGCGCACCTGCTGCGCGGGACGTCGGGGCGCGCGAAGAAGTGCCTGGTGCTGGACCTGGACAACACGGTCTGGGGCGGGATCCTCGGCGACGACGGCATCGAGGGGATCGAGGTCGCCGAGAGCTACCGCGGCGAGGCGTTCCGCGGGCTGCAGAAGGCCGCGAAGCAGATCGCCTCGCAAGGGGTGCTGCTCGCCGCGGTCAGCAAGAACGACCTCGACCCGGTTCGCGAGGTGCTCCGTACGCACCCGGACATGACGCTGCGCGAGGAGGACTTCGTACGCGTCATCGCCAACTGGCGTCCCAAGCACGACAATCTGCAGGAACTCGCCAAGGAGCTCAACCTCGGCGTCGACAGCTTCGTGTTCGCCGACGACAGCCCGTACGAGTGCGGTCTGGTCGCGCGTGAGCTGCCGGACGTGGCCGTCCTGAGACTGGACGACGACCCGGCGCTGCACGTCGAAAAGCTGCTGCGGGACGGCTGGTTCGACGTACGGGACATCACCGCCGACGATCTGAAGCGGCCCGAGCGCTACCGCGAGGAGCTGGACCGCAAGGACTTCCTGCACAGCTTCTCGTCGCTGGACGACTATCTGCTGGAGCTGGACGTCCAGGTGCGCCTCGCGGACGCCACCGGTCCCGAGATCCCTCGGGTGTCCCAACTGACCTTGCGCACCAACCAGTTCAACCTCACCACCCAGCGGCTGCAGCCGGCCGAGGTGAGCGAGCGGGCGGCCGCCCCGGGCTCGCTGGTGCTCACCATCCGCGCAGGCGACCGTTTCGGCGACAACGGGATCGTCGGTGCCGTACTCGCCCACCGGGAGGGTGAGGAACTCCTCATCGACAACTTCCTGCTCAGCTGCCGGGTGTTCGCCCGCGGCATCGAGCAGGCCTGTCTCTCCGCGGTACTGCTGCACGCCCGGGAGCAGGGCCTGCGCGCCGTGCGCGCCAGTTACCGGCCGACGGCCAAGAACGGCAAGGTCAAGGACTTCTACCCCGGCAACGGCTTCCGGCCGGAGGCTGAAGGGACCGACGGCGCCGCGACCACGTTCCGCCACGACCTGGCGGAGATCGCCGAGCCGCCGGAGCACATCCGGCTGACCCAGAGCCTGGGAGGGCTGCACCAGTGA